GCCGTCGAGCGTTTGGCCGCTGCCGAGCGTCAACTGAACGCGGATCGTATCATCGAAGCTGCCGTCCTGGCGATTGTATTGTGCGTGAATGCGATAGAAGACCGGACTCCCGCAGGGCGCCGTCGCATTTGCGACGCCGCTTCCGTTTCCACCGGTTCCTCCGCCGGGGCCGTTTTCGGAACCGGCGCCGGTGCCCGTTCCGGTACCGCTCGAGGCCCCGGGTCCGGGTGTCGGCTCTGTCCCGGCTCCGGTGCTTGCGACGGTCTTCGAAGCGTGCATCGCGGCCCACCAGATCGGTAGGCTTTCCTTATGATGGACCACCTTCTGCGTGTGAACCTCGAGCTTGGGTGCGCCTTTCGAGCCGCCGGTGTGCACGGCGAGGAGCGTTGCGCGCGGAGCCGCGACGGATTGGACGAGCGCTACCTTCGGGCTGGGAGCCACCGTCGGCGCCGCCGTCGGTGACGGCGTGCGGATTTCGAGGACGACGCGTGTCGGGTCAACGGATTCGCGCGGATCGGACTCACGCTGCATACGTAAAAATCCGCCGGCTCCGATGACGATCTCGTGAATGGCGACCGAACAAGCGATCGCGAGCAGCAGACGCCGGTGGAATGGCGTCAAGGAATCCTTACGTGGGTGGAACGCCGTACGTCTTTACGTACCAATCGCGGAATTCTTGATCCGACGGATAGTGGCCATACTTCTTGTAGAACCATTCGCGATACGCCGATTGCCGCCGCCCTTGTTCTTGCATTTCCTCGCGTTTGATTTGTCGCTTGTGATCCCAATTTGTCAGACCGATTGCAGCTGCAACGCCGGCAACGAAGATGTTACGCGTGCTCGCCGTGCCGTCGGCGAGAGCAGGCGCCGCGGCGCCGAATGCGATTGTCGCACACAGCACGCCGGCCGCCAAAGTCCTGATATGCATGTAACAGGTCCTTTCTGCTAGCTTAAACGCTGCCGAGGGCCCGAGGGTTCTCCTCGCGAAGCGCGGCGCGTGCATCTGACCGAGCTCAAGGGTCTGATTAGAACGATCCCTGATTTCCCGATTGCGGGGATTCAGTTCCGCGATATCACGCCACTGATCAAACATCCCGAGGGCTTTCGCTCGATGATCGACATGTTCGTGGAGCGCTTCCGCAACGAACGTATCGACGTCGTCGTCGGGGTCGAGGCCCGCGGGTACATTCTCGCGGCACCCCTGGCCTACGAGCTTGGCGCCGGATTCGTGCCCGTTCGCAAGCCGGGCAAGCTGCCGGGTTCAAAGATGACTGAAGAGTACGCGCTCGAGTACGGTACCAATTCGCTCGAAGTCCACGACGATGCCGTCGGCCGCGGGAAGCGCGTCCTGATCGTTGACGACGTCCTCGCAACCGGCGGCACGGCGGCGGCGACTGGACGCCTGGTCGAGCGCCTCGGCGCCGAGATCGTCGAATTTGCCTTCCTGATCGAGCTCGAAGCGCTGGCCGGCCGCAAGGCTCTCGGCAACCACAAGATTACCAGCTTCATCAGCTACTGAGCGCCGGTTAGGCGGCCTGCGGCCTTCCCAGCCGCCAGCGTGTTGTGCTTAGATAGGCGTTAATACTCTGCTTGGGTTGCTCGATGTCGATAGATGCACTAGTCGCTAAAGTCCAGGAATACGATCCGTCGCTGGACGGTGCGTGGCTTCGGCGCGTCTACGACATGGCCGATCAGGCGCACGGAGAGCAGAAGCGAGCCTCAGGGCTCGCCTACATCGAACACCCGCTCGCGGCTGCGGAAATCTTGGCCGAGCTGGAAATGGATCGTGCCACAATCGCGGCTTCGCTCCTGCACGACGTCGTTGAGGATACGGTCGTCACGAGCGAGCAAGTCGCCGCGACGTTCGGTAACGAGATTGCGACGCTCGTCGAGGGCGTCACCAAGCTGACGCGCATTCCGTATCAATCCAAGGAAGATGCGCAGGTCGAGAATCTGCGCAAAATGTTCATGGCGATGGCCAAAGACATTCGCGTCATCATTATCAAGCTCGCCGATCGCCTCGACAACATGCGGACGCTCTCGAGCTTACCGGAAAGCAAACAACTCGCAATCGCGCGCGAGACGATCGAGATCTATGCGCCGATCGCGCACCGTCTGGGCATCTGGAAGATTCGCTCGGAGCTCGAGGACTTGTGCTTACGGTATCTCGATGCGGAGTCGTATCGCGAGATTGCGGAGCGGGTCGCAAAGAAGCGCACCGAACGCGAAGAAGCCGTCGCGAGCGTCACGGAGATTTTGCGCGACAGCTTAGATCGCGTCGGCATCGAGAACGAGACGACCGGTCGTCCGAAGCACTTCTATTCGATTTACACGAAGTTGCGCAAAGGCCGCGACTTCTCAACGATATTCGATCTGACCGCGGTGCGCATCATCGTCGATTCGGTCAAAGATTGCTACGGCGCGCTCGGCGAGGTGCACGCGCGCTGGAAGCCGATCCCCGGACGCTTCAAAGACTATATTGCGATGCCCAAGCCGAACATGTATCAATCGCTGCACACGACGGTGGTCGGCCCGGGCGGCGATCCGCTCGAGGTGCAGATTCGCACGCGCGACATGCACCGCACGGCGGAATACGGCATCGCGGCGCACTGGCGATATAAGGAAGGCGGCAAGTCCGACTCGTTCGAGAACAAACTTGCTTGGCTTCGCTCGCTGCTCGAATGGCAAAGCGACGCTCGCGACTCACGCGTGTTCATGGAGAACCT
This genomic stretch from Candidatus Baltobacteraceae bacterium harbors:
- a CDS encoding adenine phosphoribosyltransferase; protein product: MHLTELKGLIRTIPDFPIAGIQFRDITPLIKHPEGFRSMIDMFVERFRNERIDVVVGVEARGYILAAPLAYELGAGFVPVRKPGKLPGSKMTEEYALEYGTNSLEVHDDAVGRGKRVLIVDDVLATGGTAAATGRLVERLGAEIVEFAFLIELEALAGRKALGNHKITSFISY
- a CDS encoding bifunctional (p)ppGpp synthetase/guanosine-3',5'-bis(diphosphate) 3'-pyrophosphohydrolase; its protein translation is MGCSMSIDALVAKVQEYDPSLDGAWLRRVYDMADQAHGEQKRASGLAYIEHPLAAAEILAELEMDRATIAASLLHDVVEDTVVTSEQVAATFGNEIATLVEGVTKLTRIPYQSKEDAQVENLRKMFMAMAKDIRVIIIKLADRLDNMRTLSSLPESKQLAIARETIEIYAPIAHRLGIWKIRSELEDLCLRYLDAESYREIAERVAKKRTEREEAVASVTEILRDSLDRVGIENETTGRPKHFYSIYTKLRKGRDFSTIFDLTAVRIIVDSVKDCYGALGEVHARWKPIPGRFKDYIAMPKPNMYQSLHTTVVGPGGDPLEVQIRTRDMHRTAEYGIAAHWRYKEGGKSDSFENKLAWLRSLLEWQSDARDSRVFMENLKLDLFENQVFLFSPKGDVFSLPNAATPLDFAYHVHTDVGNRCIGAKVNGKIVPLDYQLKNGDICEILTQKAARPSLDWLGIVRTSSAKHKIKQWFRKERKEENVLAGQEALEAELARQNLRPDAARGESLERIAHKMNFATPADLYAAIGFGDASAVSVAQRMREELKNSNIVDITTVPRPPARRVTRSSSGIKIAGVDDVLVRLSKCCSPVPGDPIMGFVTIGKGVSVHRADCPNVAYMNAQPERILQASWADNITATHAVDVEVEALDRAGLLQDIMAVCAEMKASASSVTARVKKDIAVTSLTLQIENLDQLHKLLRKLETVKGVRTVYRVTKRERASG